A stretch of Pseudophryne corroboree isolate aPseCor3 chromosome 9, aPseCor3.hap2, whole genome shotgun sequence DNA encodes these proteins:
- the LOC134957486 gene encoding uncharacterized protein LOC134957486, producing the protein MSDPHQREHVLLWLLVFGVLTDCMVEDLCNCTILEQDFDWSLLRSDHCCVNVILSVDRLDWNIFTPLSSLKVLNLSNSGILEITDCERGRNRTHIEYLYMDHNHLKELPDGFLSNAPNLKVLHLEFNQLRHLPADFLRVSDQIQEIHLGYNSLISFPASFLKPSLTTFGFLNNSLECTCVLYDQLEPTFRANDTKLLLDEVICASPNNVNGLKLREVERGSICRSHSLTVALICIPLVVLVVLLCWYICCRRQKGSYSNTRRECSLATVDRNGAGNLGDYHHYEPRQNFKKDRREPNVNHFKDPILLKPSAALLGSSRDLYEEVEIKLGTSADSLVEGDGQLSREGPGLMLAVEEEEEEKEEVELRADELEVETVSVTEVMKDSTDREKLYLNQATDYYSLVPGIELEDSDHYEYESVDLS; encoded by the exons ATGTCTG ATCCTCACCAACGGGAACATGTGCTACTGTGGCTGCTTGTATTTGGGGTGCTGACGGACTGCATGGTGGAGGACCTCTGTAACTGCACCATTCTGGAACAGGATTTTGACTGGTCACTTCTGAGGTCTGACCACTGCTGCGTGAATGTCATTCTTTCTGTAGACAGACTGGATTGGAATATTTTCACGCCATTGTCCAGCCTGAAGGTGTTGAACCTCTCCAATTCTGGGATATTAGAAATCACTGACTGTGAAAGGGGAAGAAACCGAACCCATATTGAGTACTTATATATGGATCACAATCATCTGAAGGAACTACCTGATGGTTTCTTAAGCAATGCACCCAATTTGAAGGTTCTGCATCTTGAGTTCAACCAGCTTCGCCACCTACCTGCTGACTTCTTACGTGTCTCAGACCAGATCCAGGAGATACACCTGGGCTATAACAGCTTGATCTCTTTTCCTGCTAGTTTCCTTAAACCTTCCCTGACTACATTTGGCTTCCTCAACAATAGCTTGGAATGCACATGTGTCCTCTATGACCAACTTGAGCCCACATTCCGTGCCAATGACACTAAGCTGTTATTGGATGAAGTAATTTGTGCTTCTCCAAACAATGTCAATGGACTGAAACTCAGGGAGGTTGAGAGAGGTAGTATATGTAGGTCACACAGTTTGACAGTGGCATTAATTTGCATTCCGTTGGTGGTGCTGGTGGTCCTTTTGTGTTGGTACATCTGCTGCCGTAGACAGAAGGGTAGTTATTCTAACACAAGGCGAGAGTGCAGTCTGGCTACTGTGGATCGCAATGGAGCTGGAAATTTGGGAGACTATCACCACTATGAACCAAGGCAGAACTTCAAAAAGGATCGCAGGGAACCAAATGTAAATCATTTCAAAGACCCCATTTTGCTAAAACCATCTGCTGCTCTTTTGGGGAGCAGTCGAGACCTCTATGAAGAGGTGGAGATCAAACTTGGAACATCTGCAGACTCATTGGTAGAGGGTGATGGTCAACTGAGTCGAGAAGGGCCGGGGCTGATGTTGgctgtagaggaggaggaggaggagaaagaagAGGTGGAGTTGAGAGCAGATGAACTAGAGGTGGAAACGGTGAGTGTAACAGAGGTCATGAAGGACTCAACAGACCGAGAGAAGCTTTACTTGAACCAAGCAACAGACTACTATAGCTTGGTCCCTGGCATTGAGTTGGAAGACTCAGATCATTATGAGTATGAGAGTGTGGACCTCTCTTGA